Proteins found in one Microcella daejeonensis genomic segment:
- a CDS encoding ABC transporter substrate-binding protein has product MRPHPAVLAPVLAAALAVTLAACTPAGSELEPVAEPSPSPTATAPEASGDGVLRIATLLPTPDDLAGTGPARIAAVEAAVRDINASAGVLGAPVEVLHRSAGTAEGDRLDAGVADLVARGVDVIIGPSDPALLDRMLPLVQEAGIVVLVPAFDGAAATAGTEADESLLARLRQSDPAVQSTVSAPEAYDAVVLAALAAVLADDDAGASIAYALPRALADGIPCASYGECLSVLETEPAILVEGRTGGLAVEATAESDGLIVGVAAG; this is encoded by the coding sequence ATGCGTCCCCACCCCGCCGTGCTCGCCCCCGTGCTGGCCGCCGCGCTCGCCGTGACCCTCGCCGCCTGCACGCCGGCCGGGTCGGAGCTCGAGCCCGTCGCCGAGCCGAGCCCGAGCCCGACAGCCACGGCGCCCGAGGCCTCGGGTGACGGCGTGCTGCGCATCGCGACCCTGCTGCCGACCCCCGACGACCTCGCGGGCACCGGCCCGGCGCGCATCGCCGCGGTCGAGGCGGCCGTGCGCGACATCAACGCGAGCGCCGGCGTTCTCGGCGCCCCCGTCGAGGTGCTGCACCGCTCCGCCGGCACCGCCGAGGGCGACCGGCTCGACGCCGGCGTCGCCGATCTCGTGGCGCGCGGCGTCGACGTCATCATCGGCCCGTCCGACCCCGCCCTCCTCGACCGGATGCTCCCGCTCGTGCAGGAGGCCGGCATCGTGGTCCTCGTCCCCGCCTTCGACGGCGCGGCCGCCACGGCGGGCACGGAGGCCGACGAGTCGCTCCTCGCCCGCCTGCGCCAGTCGGATCCGGCGGTGCAGTCGACCGTCTCCGCACCCGAGGCGTACGACGCCGTCGTGCTCGCCGCCCTCGCGGCCGTGCTCGCCGACGACGACGCCGGGGCCTCGATCGCCTACGCCCTGCCCCGGGCGCTGGCCGACGGCATCCCCTGCGCCTCGTACGGCGAGTGCCTCTCCGTGCTCGAGACGGAGCCGGCCATCCTCGTCGAGGGGCGCACGGGCGGGCTCGCCGTCGAGGCGACCGCGGAATCGGACGGCCTCATCGTCGGAGTCGCCGCGGGCTGA
- a CDS encoding ABC transporter substrate-binding protein → MGVFTTAKAGRSRGAKAALSGFALLGASALILSGCAATPAAEDTTDEPTGPREDLTLNIGTILPQSGALAFLGPPEEAGVALAVQEINDAGLGIEINAIYRDSGDTTTDTATVSVTDLLSQDVSAIVGAASSGVSFTVIDQITGAGVVHFSPANTSPDFTTYEDDGLYFRTAPSDLLQGEVLGNEIAADGRSTLGLLVLNDAYGTGLAAALTETFEAAGGEVVAQELFNEGDTSFDAQISSITAADPDAIAVITFDQAKVVVPSLVGAGYPGEDLYFVDGNLADYSADFEPGLVEGAKGTLPGPALDDSFRERLLEVDPELDDFSYSAESYDAVILIALAALAANSTEGADIAAKLQEVSGGSGDGETATDFASAAQIILDGGTVDYDGPSGPVTFDENGDPTEATIGIYQYLADNTYERIN, encoded by the coding sequence ATGGGCGTTTTCACCACGGCTAAGGCCGGCCGCTCGCGCGGCGCCAAGGCAGCACTGAGCGGTTTCGCTCTCCTCGGCGCCAGCGCCCTCATCCTCAGCGGCTGCGCGGCGACCCCCGCCGCCGAGGACACGACGGACGAGCCCACGGGCCCCCGCGAGGACCTCACGCTCAACATCGGCACGATCCTCCCGCAGTCGGGTGCGCTCGCGTTCCTCGGCCCGCCCGAGGAGGCCGGCGTCGCGCTCGCCGTGCAGGAGATCAACGACGCCGGTCTCGGCATCGAGATCAACGCCATCTACCGCGACTCCGGTGACACCACGACCGACACCGCCACCGTCTCGGTGACCGACCTCCTCTCGCAGGACGTCTCGGCCATCGTCGGCGCGGCCTCGTCGGGCGTCTCCTTCACCGTCATCGACCAGATCACCGGCGCGGGCGTCGTGCACTTCTCGCCCGCCAACACCTCGCCCGACTTCACCACCTACGAGGACGACGGCCTCTACTTCCGCACCGCCCCCAGCGACCTGCTGCAGGGCGAGGTGCTCGGCAACGAGATCGCCGCCGACGGACGGTCGACCCTCGGCCTGCTCGTGCTCAACGACGCCTACGGCACCGGCCTCGCGGCCGCGCTGACGGAGACGTTCGAGGCGGCCGGCGGCGAGGTCGTCGCCCAGGAGCTCTTCAACGAGGGCGACACGAGCTTCGACGCGCAGATCTCGTCGATCACGGCGGCCGACCCCGACGCCATCGCGGTCATCACCTTCGACCAGGCCAAGGTCGTCGTGCCGTCGCTCGTCGGCGCCGGCTACCCGGGCGAGGACCTGTACTTCGTCGACGGCAACCTCGCCGACTACAGCGCCGACTTCGAGCCCGGACTGGTCGAGGGCGCCAAGGGCACCCTCCCCGGCCCGGCACTGGACGACTCCTTCCGAGAGCGCCTGCTCGAGGTGGACCCCGAGCTCGACGACTTCAGCTACTCGGCCGAGTCGTACGACGCCGTGATCCTCATCGCTCTGGCCGCTCTCGCCGCCAACTCGACCGAGGGCGCCGACATCGCGGCGAAGCTGCAGGAGGTCTCGGGCGGTTCCGGCGACGGTGAGACGGCGACCGACTTCGCGTCGGCCGCGCAGATCATCCTCGACGGCGGCACGGTCGACTACGACGGCCCCTCCGGCCCGGTCACGTTCGACGAGAACGGCGACCCGACCGAGGCGACCATCGGCATCTACCAGTACCTCGCCGACAACACCTACGAGCGCATCAACTAG
- a CDS encoding ABC transporter ATP-binding protein, giving the protein MTTTPNPSPEAATPVDTREMVVHVDRVTAGYVPGVNILNECSLTARAGELIGIIGPNGAGKSTLLKAIFGLVKVREGTISLYGDEITNLKANKLVAKGVGFVPQTNNVFPTLTIQENLEMGIFLKPKEFQHRLEFVTGIFPELGKRLPQRAGSLSGGERQMVAMSRALMMSPEVILLDEPSAGLSPVRQDEAFIRVKEINKAGVTTIMVEQNARRCLQICDRGYVLDQGHDAYEGSGRELLNDPKVIGLYLGTLGQD; this is encoded by the coding sequence ATGACGACGACGCCGAACCCAAGCCCTGAGGCGGCGACGCCGGTGGACACCCGCGAGATGGTGGTCCACGTCGACCGCGTCACCGCGGGCTACGTCCCCGGCGTCAACATCCTCAACGAGTGCTCGCTCACCGCGCGCGCCGGCGAGCTCATCGGCATCATCGGCCCCAACGGCGCCGGCAAGTCGACGCTGCTCAAGGCGATCTTCGGCCTGGTGAAGGTGCGCGAGGGCACGATCTCGCTCTACGGCGACGAGATCACCAACCTCAAGGCGAACAAGCTCGTGGCCAAGGGCGTGGGCTTCGTGCCGCAGACGAACAACGTCTTCCCGACCCTCACCATCCAGGAGAACCTGGAGATGGGCATCTTCCTGAAGCCCAAGGAGTTCCAGCACCGCCTGGAGTTCGTCACCGGTATCTTCCCCGAGCTCGGCAAGCGGCTGCCCCAGCGCGCCGGCTCGCTCTCGGGCGGCGAGCGCCAGATGGTCGCGATGAGCCGCGCGCTCATGATGAGCCCCGAGGTCATCCTGCTCGACGAGCCGAGCGCCGGACTCTCCCCCGTCCGTCAGGACGAGGCGTTCATCCGCGTCAAGGAGATCAACAAGGCCGGCGTGACGACCATCATGGTCGAGCAGAACGCCCGCCGCTGCCTGCAGATCTGCGACCGCGGCTACGTGCTCGACCAGGGCCACGACGCCTACGAGGGCAGCGGCCGCGAGCTGCTGAACGACCCCAAGGTCATCGGCCTCTACCTGGGCACGCTCGGCCAGGACTAG
- a CDS encoding ABC transporter ATP-binding protein: MSSSAGAQGAPIKSTGLHIGEPAPGVKKVDPIIVADNITRRFGGLTAVDVEHLEIPRGAITALIGPNGAGKTTLFNLLTGFDKPDTGAWTFDDKSISGIPAFKVARRGQVRTFQLTKALGLLTVLDNMKLGAKGQSGESLARALFPWFWRKQEQEIEARAMDLLARFKLDAKKDDYAASLSGGQRKLLEMARALMSEPSLVMLDEPMAGVNPALTQSLLDHILNLKTEGMTVLFVEHDMHMVRHIADWVIVMAEGKVVAEGDPHEVMANPAVIDAYLGSHHDTDLGDLDTEVVDAIKELAHDDDAEPKP, from the coding sequence TTGTCAAGTAGCGCTGGCGCCCAGGGCGCCCCGATCAAGTCCACCGGCCTCCACATCGGCGAGCCGGCTCCCGGGGTCAAGAAGGTTGACCCGATCATCGTCGCCGACAACATCACGCGGCGCTTCGGCGGCCTCACCGCGGTGGACGTCGAGCACCTCGAGATCCCTCGCGGCGCCATCACCGCCCTCATCGGTCCGAACGGCGCCGGCAAGACGACGCTCTTCAACCTGCTGACCGGCTTCGACAAGCCCGACACGGGGGCCTGGACCTTCGACGACAAGTCGATCTCGGGCATCCCGGCCTTCAAGGTCGCCCGGCGCGGACAGGTGCGCACCTTCCAGCTCACGAAGGCGCTCGGCCTGCTGACCGTGCTCGACAACATGAAGCTCGGGGCGAAGGGCCAGAGCGGCGAGAGCCTGGCGCGCGCGCTGTTCCCGTGGTTCTGGCGCAAGCAGGAGCAGGAGATCGAGGCGCGCGCCATGGATCTGCTCGCGCGCTTCAAGCTCGACGCCAAGAAGGACGACTACGCGGCGAGCCTCTCCGGCGGGCAGCGCAAGCTGCTCGAGATGGCGCGGGCGCTCATGAGCGAGCCAAGCCTGGTCATGCTCGACGAGCCGATGGCCGGCGTGAACCCCGCGCTGACGCAGAGCCTGCTCGACCACATCCTCAACCTCAAGACCGAGGGCATGACCGTGCTCTTCGTCGAGCACGACATGCACATGGTGCGCCACATCGCCGACTGGGTGATCGTGATGGCCGAGGGCAAAGTGGTCGCCGAGGGCGACCCGCACGAGGTCATGGCGAACCCGGCCGTGATCGACGCGTACCTCGGCTCGCACCACGACACCGACCTGGGCGACCTCGACACCGAGGTCGTCGACGCGATCAAGGAGCTGGCTCATGACGACGACGCCGAACCCAAGCCCTGA
- a CDS encoding branched-chain amino acid ABC transporter permease — MDWLQIISNAAQEIISPTTAAYALAALGLAIHFGFTGLLNFGQAGFMMLGAYGFAIATLSFDAPVWLAVLAGVAASVVFGLVLGIPTLRLRADYLAIVTIAAAEIVRLLFTTNTFEPITGSANGLQGYKGGFADTNPIPEGIYGFGPWVYNEYDWWLRIVGWSIVIIAAIVTWRLFKSPWGRVIKGIREDEDAVRALGKNVYFYKMQSLVLGGVFGSLAGMIFILPRAVVPSNYQTSLTFFIYAILLLGGAATVLGPIVGSIIFWVLLSFFSGFIARAVEADWLPFMTNVQAGQLRFILVGIAIMVIVIYRPQGIFGNKKELAFVK, encoded by the coding sequence ATCGACTGGTTGCAAATCATCTCCAACGCCGCGCAGGAGATCATCAGCCCCACGACGGCGGCCTACGCGCTCGCCGCCCTGGGACTGGCGATCCACTTCGGCTTCACCGGCCTGCTGAACTTCGGCCAGGCGGGCTTCATGATGCTCGGGGCCTACGGCTTCGCCATCGCGACGCTGAGCTTCGACGCCCCGGTCTGGCTCGCCGTGCTCGCGGGCGTCGCGGCCTCGGTGGTGTTCGGGCTCGTGCTGGGCATCCCGACCCTGCGCCTGCGCGCCGACTACCTCGCGATCGTGACCATCGCCGCGGCCGAGATCGTGCGATTGCTCTTCACGACGAACACCTTCGAGCCGATCACCGGCTCGGCGAACGGCCTGCAGGGCTACAAGGGCGGCTTCGCCGACACCAACCCCATCCCCGAGGGCATCTACGGCTTCGGCCCGTGGGTCTACAACGAGTACGACTGGTGGCTGCGCATCGTCGGCTGGTCGATCGTCATCATCGCGGCGATCGTCACCTGGCGCCTGTTCAAGAGCCCGTGGGGCCGCGTCATCAAGGGCATCAGGGAGGACGAGGATGCCGTGCGCGCGCTCGGCAAGAACGTCTACTTCTACAAGATGCAGTCGCTGGTGCTCGGCGGCGTGTTCGGCTCGCTCGCCGGCATGATCTTCATCCTCCCCCGCGCGGTGGTGCCCTCGAACTACCAGACCTCGCTCACGTTCTTCATCTACGCGATCCTGCTGCTCGGCGGCGCCGCCACGGTGCTCGGCCCGATCGTCGGCTCGATCATCTTCTGGGTGCTGCTGTCGTTCTTCTCGGGATTCATCGCCCGTGCCGTCGAGGCCGACTGGCTGCCGTTCATGACGAACGTCCAGGCCGGTCAGCTTCGCTTCATCCTCGTGGGCATCGCGATCATGGTGATCGTGATCTACAGGCCGCAAGGCATATTCGGGAACAAGAAGGAGCTGGCCTTTGTCAAGTAG
- a CDS encoding branched-chain amino acid ABC transporter permease translates to MAGLFVTALAALTFAGASPAMADEVGLDEYDFRILGNVQLDGEPLEDVLLVIEGNGFDVEVETDAEGRWAVGVPENGDYSVTLDEETLPEGIAVIDEEGLDDTPNVRDVTIGPSGSTVANFFIGEGERNTVSLADQVLERVFNGLNFGLLLALAAIGLSLIFGTTGLSNFAHAELITFGGLMTLLFGSILGMPIWIAIPIALVLSAALGWVNDAALWRPLRARGVGLIPMMIVSIGLSLAVRYLYQYFVGGGTSQLPGATDSTLSIGAFGLSWIDVGSMAISIVVLLAVAYFLLRTRIGKATRAVSDNPSLAAASGIDVDRVIRIVWVMAGGLAGLSGILWAYFRPGVSWDMGFQILLLTFAAVTLGGLGTAFGALVGSLIVGFFVEMSTLIIPADMKYVGALIILILVLLLRPQGILGRKERIG, encoded by the coding sequence ATGGCAGGCCTCTTCGTGACGGCGCTCGCCGCGCTGACATTCGCGGGGGCATCCCCCGCCATGGCCGACGAGGTGGGACTCGACGAGTACGACTTCCGGATCCTCGGCAACGTCCAGCTCGACGGCGAACCGCTCGAGGACGTCCTGCTCGTCATCGAGGGCAACGGCTTCGACGTCGAGGTGGAGACCGATGCCGAGGGCCGCTGGGCCGTCGGAGTCCCCGAGAACGGCGACTACTCCGTCACGCTCGACGAGGAGACCCTGCCCGAGGGCATCGCCGTGATCGACGAGGAGGGTCTCGACGACACCCCCAACGTGCGCGACGTGACCATCGGCCCGAGCGGCAGCACCGTGGCCAACTTCTTCATCGGCGAGGGCGAGCGCAACACCGTCAGCCTCGCCGACCAGGTGCTCGAGCGCGTCTTCAACGGTCTGAACTTCGGCCTGCTGCTGGCGCTCGCCGCCATCGGCCTCTCGCTGATCTTCGGCACGACGGGCCTGAGCAACTTCGCCCACGCCGAGCTCATCACCTTCGGCGGGCTGATGACCCTGCTGTTCGGCTCCATCCTCGGAATGCCGATCTGGATCGCCATCCCCATCGCCCTCGTGCTGAGCGCCGCGCTCGGCTGGGTGAACGATGCGGCGCTGTGGCGGCCCCTCCGGGCGCGCGGCGTCGGCCTCATCCCGATGATGATCGTCTCCATCGGCCTCTCGCTCGCCGTTCGTTACCTGTACCAGTACTTCGTCGGCGGCGGCACCTCGCAGCTGCCCGGCGCCACCGACTCGACGCTGTCGATCGGGGCCTTCGGCCTCTCCTGGATCGACGTCGGCTCGATGGCCATCTCGATCGTCGTGCTGCTCGCCGTCGCCTACTTCCTGCTGCGCACGCGCATCGGCAAGGCGACGCGCGCCGTCTCCGACAACCCCTCGCTCGCGGCCGCCTCCGGCATCGACGTCGACCGGGTCATCCGCATCGTCTGGGTGATGGCGGGCGGGCTCGCGGGCCTCTCGGGCATCCTGTGGGCCTACTTCCGACCCGGCGTCAGCTGGGACATGGGCTTCCAGATCCTGCTGCTGACCTTCGCCGCGGTCACCCTCGGCGGCCTCGGCACGGCGTTCGGCGCCCTCGTCGGCTCGCTCATCGTGGGCTTCTTCGTCGAGATGTCGACGCTCATCATCCCCGCCGACATGAAGTACGTCGGGGCGCTCATCATCCTCATCCTCGTTCTGCTCCTGCGCCCGCAGGGCATCCTCGGTCGCAAAGAGCGAATCGGCTAG
- the guaB gene encoding IMP dehydrogenase, which produces MDQPDPFGFIGLTYDDVMLLPAHTDVIPSEAETGSQLTRRIRVFAPLLSSAMDTVTEARMAIAMARQGGIGVLHRNLSIEDQAAQVDKVKRSESGMITNPVTTTPDATVAEVDELCGRFRISGVPVVEGDGTLVGIVTNRDMRFVSRFEAATTLVRDVMTPAPLITGRPGIGQDEVLALFAQHKIEKLPLVDDDNRLTGLITVKDFDKSEQYPNATKDAEGRLRVAAAIGFFGDAWERAEALRDAGVDILVVDTANGDSSGVLDIIRRLKADPSFAHIDVIGGNVATRTGAQALVDAGADAVKVGVGPGSICTTRVVAGVGVPQVTAVYEASLAARAAGVPVIADGGLQYSGDIAKAIVAGADTVMLGSLLAGTDESPGDLIFVNGKQFKSYRGMGSLGALQTRGKKTSYSRDRYFQADVPSDEQLIAEGIEGQVPYRGPVGSVVYQLLGGLRQSMFYTGARTIEELKIRGKFVRITAAGLKESHPHDIQMVVEAPNYRR; this is translated from the coding sequence ATGGACCAGCCCGACCCGTTCGGCTTCATCGGACTCACCTACGACGACGTCATGCTGCTGCCGGCGCACACCGACGTCATCCCCTCCGAAGCCGAGACCGGCTCGCAGCTGACCCGCCGCATCCGGGTCTTCGCTCCTCTTCTCTCCTCCGCGATGGACACGGTCACCGAGGCGCGCATGGCGATCGCCATGGCCCGCCAGGGCGGGATCGGCGTGCTGCACCGCAACCTCTCCATCGAGGATCAGGCGGCGCAGGTCGATAAGGTCAAGCGCTCCGAGTCGGGCATGATCACGAACCCCGTCACGACGACGCCCGACGCCACCGTCGCCGAGGTCGACGAGCTCTGCGGTCGCTTCCGCATCTCGGGCGTCCCGGTCGTCGAGGGCGACGGCACGCTCGTCGGCATCGTGACGAACCGCGACATGCGCTTCGTCTCCCGCTTCGAGGCCGCGACGACCCTCGTGCGCGACGTCATGACCCCGGCTCCGCTCATCACGGGCCGCCCCGGCATCGGCCAGGACGAGGTGCTCGCCCTCTTCGCCCAGCACAAGATCGAGAAGCTGCCGCTCGTCGACGACGACAACCGGCTCACCGGCCTCATCACCGTCAAGGACTTCGACAAGAGCGAGCAGTACCCGAACGCCACGAAGGACGCCGAGGGCCGTCTGCGGGTCGCCGCCGCGATCGGGTTCTTCGGCGACGCGTGGGAGCGCGCCGAGGCGCTGCGCGACGCGGGCGTCGACATCCTCGTCGTCGACACCGCGAACGGCGACAGCAGCGGCGTGCTCGACATCATCCGCCGCCTCAAGGCAGACCCCTCGTTCGCCCACATCGACGTCATCGGCGGCAACGTCGCGACCCGCACCGGGGCGCAGGCCCTGGTGGATGCCGGCGCGGACGCCGTGAAGGTCGGCGTCGGCCCCGGCTCCATCTGCACGACCCGCGTCGTGGCGGGCGTCGGTGTTCCGCAGGTGACGGCCGTGTACGAGGCGTCCCTCGCAGCCCGGGCCGCCGGCGTGCCCGTCATCGCCGACGGCGGCCTGCAGTACTCCGGAGACATCGCGAAGGCCATCGTGGCCGGCGCCGACACGGTCATGCTCGGCTCGCTGCTCGCGGGAACCGACGAGAGCCCGGGCGACCTCATCTTCGTCAACGGCAAGCAGTTCAAGTCGTACCGGGGCATGGGCTCGCTCGGCGCGCTGCAGACCCGCGGCAAGAAGACCTCCTACTCGCGCGACCGCTACTTCCAGGCCGACGTGCCGAGCGACGAGCAGCTCATCGCCGAGGGCATCGAGGGCCAGGTGCCCTACCGCGGACCGGTCGGCTCGGTCGTCTACCAGCTGCTCGGCGGCCTGCGCCAGTCGATGTTCTACACCGGGGCGCGCACGATCGAGGAGCTCAAGATCCGCGGCAAGTTCGTGCGCATCACCGCCGCTGGTCTCAAGGAGTCGCACCCCCACGACATCCAGATGGTCGTCGAGGCGCCGAACTACCGCCGCTAG
- a CDS encoding GuaB3 family IMP dehydrogenase-related protein, translating to MTEIEIGRGKRARRAYSFDDIAVVPSRRTRDPKDVSISWTIDALTFEIPVLAAPMDSVVSPATAIAIGRLGGLGVLDLEGLWTRYEDAEAQLARIHELDPAHATAEMQRLYAEPIKPELISARLAEIRAAGVPVAGALSPQRTQEHHQAVIDAGVDLFVIRGTTVSAEHVSKSTEPLNLKKFIYELDVPVIVGGAATYTAALHLMRTGAAGVLVGFGGGAASTTRLSLGIHAPMATAVSDVAAARRDYMDESGGRYVHVIADGGLGTSGDIVKAVAMGADAVMLGSALAQSTDAPGKGWHWGAEAHHGELPRGERVRVGQLAPLEQLLFGPSHLADGQVNLMGALRRSMATTGYSDLKEFQRVEVVVAPYRSR from the coding sequence GTGACGGAGATTGAGATCGGCCGAGGCAAGCGGGCACGGAGGGCGTACTCCTTCGACGACATCGCGGTCGTGCCGAGCAGGCGCACGCGCGACCCGAAGGACGTCTCGATCTCGTGGACGATCGACGCCCTCACCTTCGAGATCCCGGTGCTCGCCGCGCCGATGGACTCGGTCGTGAGCCCCGCCACCGCGATCGCCATCGGGCGGCTCGGCGGCCTGGGCGTGCTCGACCTCGAGGGCCTCTGGACCCGGTACGAGGATGCCGAGGCGCAGCTCGCCCGCATCCACGAGCTCGATCCGGCTCACGCGACGGCCGAGATGCAGCGGCTCTACGCCGAGCCCATCAAGCCCGAGCTGATCAGCGCGCGCCTCGCCGAGATCCGCGCCGCGGGCGTGCCCGTCGCCGGTGCGCTCAGTCCCCAGCGCACGCAGGAGCACCACCAGGCCGTCATCGATGCCGGGGTCGACCTGTTCGTCATCCGCGGCACCACGGTGAGCGCCGAGCACGTGTCGAAGTCGACCGAGCCCCTCAACCTCAAGAAGTTCATCTACGAGCTCGACGTGCCCGTCATCGTCGGCGGCGCCGCGACGTACACCGCGGCGCTGCACCTCATGCGCACGGGCGCGGCCGGGGTGCTCGTCGGCTTCGGCGGGGGTGCTGCGAGCACCACGCGCCTCAGCCTGGGCATCCACGCGCCGATGGCGACCGCGGTCAGCGACGTCGCCGCCGCCCGCCGGGACTACATGGACGAGTCGGGCGGCCGCTACGTGCACGTCATCGCCGACGGCGGTCTCGGCACGAGCGGCGACATCGTCAAGGCGGTCGCGATGGGCGCCGACGCGGTCATGCTCGGCTCGGCGCTCGCGCAGTCGACGGATGCTCCCGGCAAGGGCTGGCACTGGGGCGCCGAGGCGCACCACGGCGAGCTGCCGCGCGGCGAGCGCGTGCGGGTGGGGCAGCTTGCTCCGCTCGAGCAGCTGCTGTTCGGCCCGAGCCACCTCGCCGACGGCCAGGTCAACCTCATGGGCGCCCTGCGCCGCTCGATGGCGACGACCGGGTACTCCGACCTCAAGGAGTTCCAGCGCGTCGAGGTCGTCGTCGCGCCGTACCGCTCGCGCTAG
- a CDS encoding SURF1 family protein, giving the protein MWSIARRPKWIALLVLALAVAAAFAALGQWQFERSVDAATVVERDTESAVPLGSIAEPQQIMTSDASGRIVTVSGSWVEGDDVVVTGRESAGEPGDWIVRHFATDSGASLAVAVGYVAPGADVPSLDSGEAQLTGRYVPSESPQQSDFEAGERTVIAVADLINLWQESDLVYAGYLTMTDAPAGFETIAAPPPELDAELNLLNLFYALEWIIFGGFAVYLWWRLVKDEWEKEQERERQPTAEEPLDARP; this is encoded by the coding sequence GTGTGGAGCATCGCCCGCCGCCCCAAGTGGATCGCGCTGCTCGTGCTCGCGCTCGCCGTGGCCGCCGCCTTCGCGGCCCTCGGCCAGTGGCAGTTCGAGCGATCGGTGGATGCCGCGACGGTCGTCGAGCGCGACACCGAGTCGGCCGTGCCGCTCGGCAGCATCGCCGAGCCGCAGCAGATCATGACCTCCGACGCGAGCGGCCGCATCGTCACGGTGAGCGGCAGCTGGGTCGAGGGCGACGACGTCGTCGTCACGGGCCGCGAGAGCGCGGGGGAGCCCGGCGACTGGATCGTGCGCCACTTCGCCACCGACTCCGGCGCGAGCCTCGCCGTCGCGGTGGGCTACGTCGCGCCCGGGGCGGACGTACCCTCGCTCGATTCCGGCGAGGCGCAGCTCACCGGTCGCTACGTGCCGAGCGAGTCCCCGCAGCAGAGCGACTTCGAGGCGGGGGAGCGCACCGTCATCGCGGTGGCCGACCTCATCAACCTGTGGCAGGAGTCCGACCTCGTCTACGCCGGCTACCTGACGATGACGGATGCCCCCGCCGGGTTCGAGACGATCGCCGCCCCTCCGCCCGAGCTCGACGCCGAGCTCAACCTGCTCAACCTCTTCTACGCGCTCGAGTGGATCATCTTCGGCGGCTTCGCGGTCTACCTCTGGTGGCGGCTCGTGAAGGACGAGTGGGAGAAGGAGCAGGAGAGGGAGCGCCAGCCGACCGCGGAGGAACCGCTCGACGCCCGGCCCTAA
- a CDS encoding DUF3817 domain-containing protein translates to MAIGPKASDIPLIRRTLAVYKVSSVLTGTFLIGLVVMMITRYGFDRDIELNGPSGFLALSPVDTLTGVNVSIFLLAVHGWLYVLYLGCDFVLWRVAYRGMHPQPFLKFLWIAMGGIIPFLSFFFERQVPREVEAIIARIEQPAGPASSGPAPTSQEASA, encoded by the coding sequence ATGGCGATCGGCCCGAAGGCTTCTGACATCCCCCTCATCCGGCGCACGCTCGCGGTCTACAAGGTGTCGTCGGTGCTCACCGGCACCTTCCTGATCGGCCTCGTCGTGATGATGATCACGCGCTACGGCTTCGACCGCGACATCGAGCTGAACGGCCCGAGCGGGTTCCTCGCGCTCAGCCCGGTCGACACCCTCACGGGCGTCAACGTGTCGATCTTCCTGCTCGCCGTGCACGGCTGGCTCTACGTCCTCTACCTCGGCTGCGACTTCGTGCTGTGGCGCGTGGCGTACCGCGGCATGCACCCGCAGCCGTTCCTGAAGTTCCTCTGGATCGCCATGGGCGGCATTATCCCCTTCCTCTCCTTCTTCTTCGAGCGCCAGGTGCCGCGCGAGGTCGAAGCGATCATCGCCCGCATCGAGCAGCCCGCCGGCCCGGCATCCTCCGGCCCCGCCCCGACCAGCCAGGAGGCCTCCGCGTGA